ccctccctccctccctccctccctccctccctccctccctccctccctccctccctccctctcatcctccctctctcccatcctccctccctcccatCCTCCCTCCCTTCATTCCTTGCCCTCCCCATTGTAATACAGCTAACATTGGATCAATTTTAGGCCACAGAAACAGCTCGTCATTACAACTGATGACTATGATTATACCTGTGCTAATGACAGTAATTATAACAAGCATGTGCAGGAAGATACACGCATAATGCACTAAGGACTTGTACATAGATGTTATTTGTACTTATAAGGGCAGAAATGAAATGACATCCAAATCAGATATAAAAACATTTTCgatgttatttaattaattaataaatttgaaatAGAAAACGCATTTTATACTATAGATGATGTAGAAATAGTTGAGGAACGTACAAGTGCTCTCAAAAATACTGATACCTATAGCCGAAGGTGCAACATCATTCATAAAGTAGAAGTGATTGAACTGCTAACTGCATTATTTGCTCTGCCAATATAGTCGTGAAATACATACTGCCATACAAACTGACAGTAAGGAGGAAGTAGAGTCACAGTCGGAAAAGGAGTTATATAGTAAGTTGAGCAAAGGCactgtgtgttcatgtgtgaaTGTTCAAATTTGTTGTAGCAAAGAGACCTAAAGTGTACACTCTTTATTTTTatacacaaatctcaataAAGTGTTCTTGCAGCTATTAATTGCACAACCAAGGAAATAGAGACAACACTGAAAAAATTGGAGTCAACATGTGTCATACAGACATTGTTGGACGTGTGCCCATCGAGGAGAGCACAAGACAGTGGCGGCACTTCACTATTGGAGCAAAGTTTTCATGGCCTATTATTAAAAAAgtactaaattatttttgaaAACGGTACTTTTCAAAACCTTGCAATGCAAGGTACATGGACCCAAAAGACATTGACAATTTCGATAAATTTATGGGGAACCAGGAGACTAGATTTATTGTGTCAAATCAAGACTTGCTGCCTAGAAAGTCTTGGCCTACAATCATTTAGGCACTTGTGCGACAGATGACATGGCAGCCAAGTTGAAACCGATTCATCCCTACAATCAATCATGACAGACAATGCTTTGTGCGATAGACTGAGAAGTGTGTGAGTCAATGTAGCTATGGTGCTGAAGTAAATACTACAATAAAAAGATGTGACATGTGACACATGCAACATTTCTacacaacatgtacatgtcCTGGGTAAAACTAAAACTTGTTCTAGCAGGGTAGACCTACCACTATACTATACTTGCCTTGatactacatgtacataaaCGTGATAGTTACGCTGTAATTAATTCACTTGCATCAGCTATCCGTTCAGCCATTTTACCTTTTatcgtgtacagtacacctatTACTGTAGCAGTAAACGCTTTTGGACAAGAAACGACAACATTGGAGAGTTCAAGTTGGTCTCTGACAGTCACTAAAGACTTGTGCCTAATCCACTAAGAGAAATGATTCCAGAGATCCGAGGTAGACGCGGTGCGCTAGCAGAAAATGTCTTCCGGTACAAGTGCGTTAGCAAGCGTACCTATTTGACAGGCTGAACCTACTAGTAATCCGCCCTGTTTTCcagtggtctggtagtacAAGGCTACGGCGCAGCCGTAGATTCTCGCTAGTCACAGACTCAAAGGACATGGTAAAAttgcgattttgacataaacgaagtagttttgaacgtcgtctgctgaacgttgttttccTGGCACAAACCGGCTTTAAATAATTTGAAGTCCATGATGCCAATTAAGTATACTGACTTATAATTGTTTTTTTTTGGTTAgacaaatattaatttttctaAAATCTTTATTGTGCTATGCACACTAATATCTGTATTGATTGAACCATCCTGTAGACGTCAATATTTAGACACTGTTACATGCGCTGCATACaacaaattgtgtactatttattgcaattttaTTTCCTATttgcaattaattagtttacaattaataataaattagaaaagTGCAAATTACTCGcgtaatttaattatatttcacaactactactacaaaagatttattaacatgcagataaacactatacgATAAGAGTGGCGGCATaatgtgtgtgaatgtgtaaACAATATTTAATAAGCATAATCTATTTGGTATAAACACATACATGAAATAATGTATACACACGTTTGTTATCATTACAGATCATTTGCAAACAAGATAACAATTATtaatgcatagaatatgatgaatgatgataatgacaaCATATTCATTTTCGCTCCGATCCTGTCGGTCTGGTTTTTGCCCAACCTTTTCAAAACTGTACTTCAGACAGTCGACGAATGCTCGAAACTTCTTGTTTGAAATGAGTGATTCGATatctaatatattttataattaagtAAAATCAAGAGCATATATATTATCTTCGCAGGTCATTGCGTGTAGCTACGTATTACAGTAATTAGTATTGTCTGTAAGTGATTGTAATTAATGAAAAACAAGTAGTGTAAATACATTAAGAAGTATGCCAGCATATGCTGGACTGCTCGTTTGGCGAATCACGTCCTCCTAGCGCGATTTAGGCCGGACTACATTTGAAATGCTTCCAACGAGCCTGTTCCAGGTATATTTATAACAAACGCAAAATTGCCAATCGACACAAATCCTGATACTTTCAAAGTTTTAATCAAATCCAGATACACTTCTCTAGATACTTCCATCATTCAGCTTCTGTATTTCCTCAGTAGCTATCAACCAACGACAATGAAACTGCTGCGTAAATCACTTTAATTACGACAAGTATTGCGGTGATGAGACATACACTGCAAATGATAAGAGCGACATTGAATCTTAGAGCAAACTTGGACGCAGCCACGAAAATGAGTCTCAGTTGTTTGCACTCGCAAGCCTAACAAGGTACTTACGTGTACACATGAAGAGGAAGAGCGCGATATCGAGCACACACATAGCTCCCAAACAAGCACGCAAGGAAGCACGCACTCCATcaagtaaacacacaaacacacacacacacaacacacacacacacacacacacacacacacacacacacacacacacacacacacacacacacaacacacacacacacacacacacacacacatacacacacacacacaacacacacacacacacacacacgcgcgcgcacacacacacacacacacacacacacacacacgcacgcacacacgcacacatgcacaaacgcactcacgcacacacgcacgctgGCGGCGGGCGGGCGAGCGGGCGGGCGGGCAGGCTAGGTGCCTGGGTGGCAGGAAGGCAGGCTGGCAGGCAGGGAGGCGGTCAGGAGGGCAGACGGGCAGGAGAGCAGACGGGCTGGCGGGCAGGCGGGCTGGCGGGCAGGCGAGCTGGCGGGCAGGCGGGCTggcgggcaggcaggcaggcgggcTGGCAGGCGGgctggcaggcaggcaggcatgcGGGCTGGCAGGCAGGCGGGCGGGcaggcgggcgggcgggcgggcaggcgggcgggcaggcaggcaggcgagcaggcaggcaggcagacaggcaggcaggcaggcaggcaggcacacacacatacacacacaccacacacacacacacacacacacacacacacacacacacacacacacacagacacagacacagacacagacacacacagacacacagacacacacacacacacacacacacacacacacacacacacacacacacacacacacacacacacacacacacacacacacacacacaagactgACAACAGGGTAGCTACTAAACGCTATTTTGTTGTATGAAGGGAGAACATTTGCTTGCAACTAAGTGATACCGCAATATTTCACAAATTGTACTATTTGATTGGAAAGCTAATCACTATATGTATACAGTAAAGTTACTTCTAAAAACAGATATATCTGCACAAAATATATCAGATTTTGCTAGCTATattctaattagctaaactcAACAGCAAATCACGCAATATCAACTAGAATGCAGCTTTCTCTTCCAGTTCAGTCATCCGAGCCTGCAGGGTTCAAAAACACTAGAAGCAAAACGGCTAGAAGAGTGATCAGACCGAAAGTAATTGCCAAGGTGTTCAGTACACAGACAATACGAGATGCTCGCTGCGCTCGAGTTTGGTCACCAAGCAAATTGGCCTCGCGAACCTGGAAAATTAAATACTGCATAGAGAGCTACAAAGCCACGACATACAGAAACATGAAAAAATACGGTTGTGcaaaagtttaattaattaattaatgtcaccCTGATTTTGCCAGAAGAGGCTGTTTGAAGTAGTCTTCTTGACCAGCTACACTCCCGTTCATTAGAGCATATCACCAAACTGCCTACTGTAAGCAGAAATACCGAGTACCTTGTGTTGCAGAGAGAACTATCAAACTTTTCCATTAGCACCCTTTAGGGTTCTCTCAAAGTGGCGCTAGTCATCGTCTCGTAGAAGTAGAACGCTTCGTGGTAGGAGACTAATCGATTGGCCTGAAGTAATGTACTAAAACCCAAGCACTTTCTGTCCATTCTGGTACAAGTTGGAACGCCATTACATTATCCTGGAGCTATCTCGCGTCTTCCGCCTTGAGAACACGCGATTTCTTCGAACTGGCGATTCCCCGATTGTGTGATTTTTGCGCGCAACTGTAATAGCGCTAATTTTGAATCTTTTTCGATAACGAAAAAGACACAGCTAGCTTTAAAGACTTTTGGCATCTAGCGGAGGGTATCATGTGCTATGTCACGACCTTTGCATACTTTGATCACACTATCCATCATTCCTTCTTCTCTGAATAACGTCTCCAGTTTCCATTGCTGAAAACATCCCAATTCTGTAACATTTTCCTTTCCATGTTTCAGAGTAGAACCTAGGCATTCTTGTTTGTAACGTTCGTTACTTAACTTTTCGTCTAGCCCAAACCTTTCCCTTGGTTGAAAATAGTTGAAAAGATGATTCATCACTCCACATTAGTCTACCCCATTCTGTTTTTCCTCATTTGGAATGCTCTCAAGCATGCTTCAATTGTTCCTTCTTATCCTTTTTGCCTAGATGAGGTTTATCGTTGCTACACAACCGCAAAGACTCAATTTCCGCAAACGACTACGCACTGTAGAGGGGTGGACTTCACAGGAAATGGCTCTGGTTAGATTGCGTGACGTTGCGCGCCGGTTTCTCATTTGAAAGAATGACCAAATCGAGGTCATCCCTTTTCGTTGTCTTTCAAAGCATCCCAGCTTTCCGGAAGTCATGAAGTGACCCTGTTTCCTTGTACCACCGGAGTGTTTTTTGACGTCGCCTACGGAAATTCTGGTTTCTCTCAATGCCTCTAGTAGTTGCCGTTGCGAAGAACTTGCCTCGTAAAGAGGTAAACTCTTATTCGGGTCTCTAAAgctatttgtgtctatttcGCAACCGAAAACGATTCAGAACTAGCGCTTTTACGATTGCGCGtaaaaatcacacaaatatgGAATTCCCGGCTCGACGAAATCACGTGTTCAAAAGGCGAAAGACCGGCAAAAGTTCCCGAATAATGTAATGCGTTCAAACTTGTACAGAATGGGCAGAAAGTGCTTGGTTTTAGAAATAACTTCATGCCAATCGATTGGACTCCTACTATGAAGCGTTCTAGAACTACGTGACAAAGGCTAGTACTAGGCACTATGAGACCCCTAAAGGGTGCCAATGCAAAGAGTTTCATATTTCTCTCTGCAAGGCAAGGTCGGAGGTACACCGCATTTCTGCTTATAGCTATAATAGGGAATTTGATGATATGCTCTAATTACGTGGAGGGTAGCTGGCCAAGAAGACTACTTCAAACAGCGTTTTCTGTCAAAATCAGCGGGTTACCTTAAACTTTTGTACAGCGGTGTAGACGCagatcaacacacaacatacacataaCTAGGCCCGTAGTCACTAGTAGGGTTGGTTGGGTTTTAACTCaaccacttttcaaaatttgTACTTTCGCCAGTCTTTGATTTCTAGGACATCGAAGTAAGGAATAGTtgaataaataatattttatttaattactttttGATGGAATCACTACAGTCCATTGTGAATGCATTTAGAATAGCATAGCTTAGTGCTTGGTTCCATTTACGACTTGTCGCAAAACTAAGTACTAAGCATGACCAATtcattaagtaattaatattaattttcaaCCCTACTTCTTTATGACTACAGGCCTGATAGAAATCATAGTAAGATAACGTGTGAGTAAAGGGGAGTGGCCCATTTTCCCACTGACTCACAAAAGTTAATTCTAAAAATAGATACGCGTTTAGTCAGCCCTCGTACGCCTATGACCTCATTGTAGAAAGAAATCGATCTACAATAACACGTTGATGTCATTACCCTCATTGAGTACAAGAAAGCAAATAGCCCAATTGGAAAGCAGCAGTACACCATGGTAAACAGAGACAGTGGCAGATAGTCTGTCACCTATAGATCAGAAACACGTTGTTGGGTACGTAATAGTAGTCTATCTCTAGCAACATCTGAACCTGCCTGGGGACGATAGTCGGTAGTTCTGGATAACCCGGGGA
This window of the Corticium candelabrum chromosome 17, ooCorCand1.1, whole genome shotgun sequence genome carries:
- the LOC134193127 gene encoding synapse differentiation-inducing gene protein 1-like, with translation MAELLKSIELQPITSQPPNYDLDVSSQHVSPGYPELPTIVPRQVTDYLPLSLFTMVYCCFPIGLFAFLYSMRVREANLLGDQTRAQRASRIVCVLNTLAITFGLITLLAVLLLVFLNPAGSDD